The window TGAGTTATGAACCATCAATTAATGCTACATCATCTTCATGACACATCCAACTTCATCCTGGAGGTGAAAATGAAACAGGATATTATTCAAACAGTTTAGAGAGacagtcattcattcatcattcattcattcatcctgTCAAGGTTTCAGTTCATGTTTGGTTTTAAGCCTGAATTCTGCATCCAGTAAATACAACCTGACGATCATTTTAAGTAATTTTCCAGCAGAGTAACACACGTGACTGAAGAgttgacagtaaactgacacTTTATGGGTCTTATGAATGACTCTGAATATCATGTGAAGGTGATATTCTTACAATCACATGTGCAATAACATGAAGACTTGTCATGTTGCATGAAATCCCTGTGAATTTCAGTAATTATGTCTCAACCAAAACTTATCaatttatatgtaaataaaagttATGTCGAGTTAATGATAATTAGGCCATTATCACATATATCATGTTATCATTATCATAATGTGCATTATATCAACAATTATTGTTTTCTGcacttaaataaaattaaaaaattcaTTTTGATGAAGTTCctttattatctgtttttttcccccaaattaTTCCATGTAATTAAATCACCAAACCGCAATGATTCAGCTGGTGTCCGCCGCCTGGTCCCTCCGGATTCACTTCTACTGCTCCGGTGTAGAAATATGCAAATTTTTAGGTTCTTTACACACTTGAGCAATAAGGTGCGTTGGCTGAGCTTTAGGGAGTGGCCTGGTTATATGGGCGTCTCTAAAACACACAACCTGAAGAACATATAAAATCTCAACACTGCGCTGTTTCTGACATATCTGACTTACAGAAGCCCtcgagagagacaaacagagaaactcTAAAGACACAAAACTCCAAGAAAATGTACTCACGATCTGACAGCATGACTCTGACTGTTCGCCGGCAGGAGAGCTTCGCCTTCTCCAGGCTGGCGACCCGCAGCACGGAGCCGGAGGTCTTCACCTTCGAGCGGATTCCGACTCAGGCCACCGCCGTGCACTCCTTTGTGCCCGTCCGGCCGAAGAAGCGCTGCACCCGGGTGATGTACCCCGCTAAAGTCCGCATGCACCTTCCACCACCGGAGAAAAGCCAAGCCAAGCGTTGGCTGGTCATCCTGTGCCTGGTGGTGCTGTGGCAGATCTACACCGAGGATCCCTGCGTCGAGACGCCGCTGAGCAGCGCAGACAGCCCGGTCAGCGACTACCACGGGTTCTCCTTCCAATCAGCGGAGGAGGTCAGCGCCAGCTCTGCGGCTCTGTCAGCCTCACCGAGCGGCTGCGAGGACGGCATCTCATCAAGTGACATGTCCATCCCCACCACCACCTGCCCAATGCCAAGCCAAGAGACGGAAGGCAGCCATGGGTTCGAGCAGAGCGCCGGGAAGAGCTACATGGTGGCTCTGCTGGTCTACCACAGACTGGGCAGCGACAACTAAATCCCTCTGGACTGGTTTAACCGTAAACCACCCTAGTCCCGGTTCCTGGGATCGAAAACGAACCGAGCTGGAGTTGTTCCTGAGCAGCTTCTGGAGAGCAGCGGTGCGTCCTGCGCGGCGCAGCCGGGGAGGGAGCTCCATGCGCCGGCTTCCCCATGCCAGCAGTCCCCCTGAGAGCGGTGGACACAGTCTGGAGTGGGACAcaagaaactgtgaaaaactgAAACTTGAACTTAAAGAACTGTACAAAACTTGAACTGATCTTCGTGTGATTTACACTTCGACTCTAACTGCACTTCTAGGCCTGCAGGCAAACTGGATGTTTTACAAGTTTAATTCTGTCTGGAAAACTGTCACTCCTGTAGGCAACAGCCGAAACTGACACTGTCTGTTATGTTAATGtcttatttagttatttattctattatttGCTATTTATTGACCGatgattttaataaaaaaatgtttttaaaagaagttCCTGTTTTCCGCCTCTTCACTGAAATGCACAAAAggttttttcactgttttcagagtattttcatcaaaacaaaacaccttATAAATATTGTGATTATTAGATGTTGAATATCTTGCAGACTGCATTGGATCATGATCAAGAAACCTGCAACATAATTGCATTAGATGCAATGTTATATACCTTTATACCTGCAACTGCAAATTGCAATAAAAAAGaggcatttttttaaactaaaaggTATCAAAAAAGTCTTGATTTTACAGAATTatacaaaactttaaaacaccATATTTTACCAAAGATGACCATTTTCTAAATTCTTTAAGGCTAAATGATTTCCTGGTATTTGAATTGTTGAAAACATCTCAGAAACAAGTGTCTATATGACATTCGGTTGCATATATTTGTCTTTCAACAACTTTGCAAACACTTGAAACACTTTAAACCAGCTGCAGAGACACTGAGCCAAGCACACTGAGTTTGAAAACATGATCTGATAACTGCgattcaaatatttgaaagaaagaaaggaatgATTTTgtgagggaaaaagaaaaataactttccAGAAACATCCCCTCAAAGACAAACGCTGTCCTCACATGAACTCAGGGTGCATAAAGTCGCTAAATTCCATACATATTCCTTCACGATGCAACCTTAGGAGACAAAGCCAGGTGCATAAGGAAATAAGTGGCCTGCACAACCCACAAACCATCACCCTGCAACACATTAATGGTGTCAGAATCACATTCAGCTACTGCATCTAAAATCTGCATATCGAGGATATTTGAGCGATTCCTGCAGCCTCTGAGGGAAAACTTTCCTCTGCAGaatcactttcatttttttatagtCTGAGCCATAAAATGTCTTCTGTGCTGAGTCACAAGCGCGTCAttgtggagctgctgctgctcctggttACATCACAGTTACATGCAGTAATGAGTAACACTGATAGTGTCTGAGGACTCCACTATTATTCTAATGATCAATCTATGTTGGATATAGCTGCATATGAATGAACTCATGGAGATTATTCACCAGTGTTCACGCATTACCTCATAGACAGACAGTGTCGCGTTTTCAGTGAGTTCATGCACTTTCCGCTCGCTGCCTCTGGGCTTCTGGGAAAGacctgttgatgttgatgttggaGATTGTTACCATGTAGGAATCATCATGAACACTTCAACAGGTAATACGACAAGTATGACAGGTATGGGTGGTGGGGGGGCGATGAGAAACTGGCCTGTGATAAGGATCAATAATGTCATGATAAAAATATTCCAAATATAAATTCATCCTTTGTTTGGGACACAGatctgctttttaaatgacagtATGAACGGTAACAGGCTctcatgttgtcagttatttcAATCAGGACACTCAAATCAaggttttaaccatttattgcGACaacatgtgttttatattgGCAGCATGACTCTAATCATGTGATGCACTGACACAGACTGTCCCTGAGCTCACAAACCCTCCTGTCTGAATGTTAATACAGGAGGAGGCTGCGGAGGTGGAGGGAGTTACATTCACAACTCAGAGCTGTTGTATACAGAACGAATGAGCACCAAATGTTTCTATAGACCACATGCTGAGAGACACGGATCGTGGACATACATGATTGGAGGACATATAGGACATATAAACTGACTTCTGTGCCTAAATTACCACAAGGCTCCatatttcagtacatttcaAGTGAGACAGAAGCAGCCAGTGAGCCATGATACATAAAAACAACCCCGAACATGTCTGTGTCACATCTGACTACAGgtaaaaataatgtttcttAGCTCTTATGTTCACTACTCTTCTGTTAAACAGCTGTACATAACACAAAGGGAGTTGAGCAAAAGATTTTCTGGAACTTTCATCAGCTTACATGACGTCTCAGGCTACAAAATAGACACAGAAACTCTTCTTCTACGCTTTAGAAAAAGCTTCAGTTCCTCAACTACAGCAAACAGCCTGGGTCAATGTTACAGAGAACGACATTATTTCCCATTTACTGCCTTACACACATTATTGACAGAGGAAATAGTCAGACGcactgagcagagcagagcttaGAAATGCTAATAGTGCTTCCAGGGAGGCCATGCAGGTCTCTTTTGGAGAAATAGACTATAAGTCCATCCTGTTCAATCTTGATCTACAGCAGCTTTATGTCACCAGCAGGTCTCTGAGGTCTGATCAGGGTTCATTGGTTGTCTAAACTAACAGACTGAGCTTTTGAAGTCGTGGATCCTAAATTTAACAACAGTCTCCTGTTGGATTTAAGATCTGTGGACAACTTTAAACAGCAGCTGGAGACCTACTTTTCtagacttttatttttctttttatcaaattcattattcactattttatttattatttttatacattttacttatttacCAACTTACCCTTAAATGGGTGATGGTTGACTGTTCTCAACGGCCAACCAGAGAGCTTTTTCTCAGACTGTGTCCATCACTGATTCAACATGTTCAGTCAACATGTGTCAGCTGCAAAACTACAGGTGACATTTGTTTCAAAGATGTTAAGAAGGTGCAGAGTTAGTGGACCTGCACAAGTTCAGAGCTTTTGGTCAAACTGAAAATATACACATGAAAGTCAACATTACAGCGTGTGTTAATAggaaaatatctttttataaCCTTATCTATATGCAGGTTTGCAGAACATTGATGTCACCGCTGTCCCTGTAGAGACTGTGGTCACAGATTACAATGAATCTCAGGACTGTGAGCCTCAAGCAATTCAACCTGAACCAACATCAACAGTTTTTTTATAGCTCCAAACCTAGGTGAACGTTTACActctttctgtctgcaggtcgacctgcagctgcagcctgtTTATAGGATGGATGGAGGACGTGACTGGAGTTGCACAGGTGCAAATCAAGCAGAACGAGGAGATCTgcagaaggaagaggaggaagaattttgttgttgttgaaccagttcagtttttctctctGGATTCTTCTTTTGTATCTGTTATCAGCAGAGCTTTCATGTCCACAGCCCTCAGAATAATGGATCCAAAATACACAAGGAAGTATCTCAATGAACTCAAGGAGATGAAAACATATCACATGTTTCTGTGTCGTCTGGCTGGTTAAGTTTAGATCTGAGCTTTTCCATGGTAAGGTTGAATATATTATTGGCTCTAACCTCCAGGAACAGGTCATGTTTTGCTTTGATCTTTGCATGATGGTGCCTaaattttatcttttatttatcatttatttttttacaacatgATCATGTCTTCATTTGATCTTCCAAACagttctttgtcttttctttttcttgatttatttgtctctttgtAGTCTCTTGAGTTTTATGTGTGAATACACTTTAGTTGCATAatttataatgttaaaaaaaaaaatgctgattgaGCCTTTTAAGGGTGTTTGCGAGCCTGTGGAGTTCAGTCCAgttggttggttttcctccttgaTACGATTCCTTCAGGtagatctgaacacagcaatcgtaCTCCAGCAAAAACTGCACCCTTAGGGAGTTTTCAAATCTGGTCCAAATCAGTGGACGAGCAGTAACTTGAGGTCttttttcacagagaaaaatccaagtgAACCAAATGCATCACCGACAGCCAGATAAGaacattctctcctctcattggtcagatgtgtttgGGATGGGAGCAAGAAAGATTTCTGAAGAATCTCCTATCTGCCCAAAAATCAAGGAGATAACATACTTGGCTGTGGGTCCAGGTTGGACCCTGATTCATTCTCTGGCTACAGTAGCTGTTGGCAACTGTTGAACATCCCAGCACGCAAAGAGCTCCTGTTATGTTTAGCTCCAGCTTGCAGCTTTGTAGTTTACTTCCTCTTAAGTGTCtctgtgcagttgttttggtGCGAGTatgtttgctgtgttcagatcttcCATAATGAATCACAACAAGGAGGAAACCAAACCAACCAGACTCCCAGTCAACCACACTGGACAACGCAGCCCTGAAAATACCCTAAAAAGTGATCTCGGCCCGGTCACAGTGACCTGTGATCTtagtaaaatatgtaatttttaaGTGCAATCAAACACTGAGGCCAGTCAGCTCTTTCCTGGAAGTTGCACAGTGAAACCTGATCTCTTCTTCTGCCAGAAAGTTTCTCCAGCCAAACGTTTTTTCATAAAATTACTCCCACTGACGGAAAAGTGCAGCTCAGCATTTTGTGTgcagacatgaaaaaatgtctCCCGTCTACAGTGAGAGTATTGTATAGTAGTATTTATTATTTCTGGTGTAAATGTGATGAATCACGTCAGGAACGAGCCTGCAGTTTCACTCACtcattaaactgaaaaaataacagTGATATCAGAAAACACGTGTTAATGTTTGCATCCATGTAAAACTGAAGCCGTGTCGTCTttcatcacatgtgaaatgtttcacttcacaTGAGAGTTTATGTTTTTCACATGTTAAGGTTTGCATTCATGtgtaaatctaaaaatatgCTGTCTTTTATCACGTATGATTTTTAAGTTACACGTCTTTTCCAAATGTGAAACCTTGGttcacatgtgcttttttttataaaatattaataatgtaaacgTATGCTCATTATATTTGACTCCTTGTATAAACTCAGTGCACCGTTATTAAAGTCGCTCCTCCTCTTCTAGGATCCTGCATGTGCAGCTCTGTGGTCAGGCATTACATAATTATAAAAGATGTTTGAGGTTCAGTCAAGTCTGAACATGTCTGAGCCTCATTGCCTCACCTGGATTCACCAGAATGAAATGCAGTGGaaaatttcactttattttccTCCAGCTTTGGTTCATTCAGGTTCAAATACCGTTAGATTCTCTCACACAAGTCGTCCAAATTACACAATAAAGCCGTTGTTGGTCCATGAAGTCCAAATCAACACATGGAAATGTTTGTcggaaaataaatataatgtttgaTTACAATCATGACTTGGGTTAAAATGACTGCTTTGTTATGGTTAGACACGATAGTGATCATGGTTTTCTGTCAAGTAATTCTGAGTTCCCTCATAACTTAAGTGTAATTCCATGGACTTTGCCTGAATTTCTTTCCAGGTGTGGATGCATGGACGTTTGTAAGTACGTATGAATCATTCTTACACAGAGTGTTCACAGTAATATAGATACTAcatcaaatatataatataatattttacactTACCTCAATCtctgtatctgttttttttaataatcttaaaaatctttgttatttggcaaagcCAAAAAATATGAGGGATAAAGAGGGTTAAAGGGGTCGTATTAATAACAATTTTAGTGTTGCATGTGAATAAATCCTGAATGCTGTTGTCTTCCTATTGACTGGGTTGTTAAAGAGTTTTGGTCTACTGTCGGTTTATGCAGCTCCACACTTACAGGCCTTGAAGAGATTTAGTTGAGTTTACTGTTTGAGGCTTCAAAGAGTTGACATGCTTCCTCTGAAACTTTCTCAGTCCTCACATCTGGTTTTCTTCAAGACATTTAATCTCATTTTCATCGTGTATTCTTAtttgtttgtcagtttttcCTATAAGTTGCAGTTGTCACTATGTTTgaattgaaaatgtaattctgtCCTTCATCTATTCATTCTTCTTTCACATTATCATTTAGTCTTCAACATTAcaacaatattatatattttgtactttttattgaATTATCGTCTCTCTTTTTgactaaaaaaagaacaaaactaaATTGTtcaattgtttgtttacatctggtttgtggttgttttcagaggaaaagacCGAAACACTTGTTATATAAAACCAGTGAACCTTCGAGAATGTTTAAATGAATcacttgttttatgttttatgtatccaaccaacagaaaaacattcaacaggAAGCGTCGACATGTGTGGAGTGTCCGAACGTGAGTTGTTTGAGATAAACAATAACAGGCACTAACAGGGTTTACTCACCAAACAATTATTCACTGTGTACCTCATATCTAAACCGCCAACCACACGCGTATCACACTGACCTCTAACACAGTCTGCTATcagttctgctgctgtttaGTACTGAAAATCCCTCTGGAAGCTGGTTTAACTGTAAAGGCCTTTGAACAACATGTCTTAAAAAGGACTTCATGTTTACTTTGAGCTCTGAAAAAAAACGTTTTGGTTTaaaattgtttctttttcctgcttttgtttgAAATCTGTCAAATGCAATATAAAGCTTAATAGATTCAAACTGTTGTCTTTCTATTTATGAGTAGCTGTAAGTGAAATCCACATGATTTTTGTGTCGACAGTTTCCCTGAGGTTATGCGTGATTCAGCTGTGCATGTCCATCATCCTGCCGGCTTCTGTTCAGGATCATCTGGATCA of the Thunnus maccoyii chromosome 9, fThuMac1.1, whole genome shotgun sequence genome contains:
- the ier3 gene encoding radiation-inducible immediate-early gene IEX-1 — encoded protein: MYSRSDSMTLTVRRQESFAFSRLATRSTEPEVFTFERIPTQATAVHSFVPVRPKKRCTRVMYPAKVRMHLPPPEKSQAKRWLVILCLVVLWQIYTEDPCVETPLSSADSPVSDYHGFSFQSAEEVSASSAALSASPSGCEDGISSSDMSIPTTTCPMPSQETEGSHGFEQSAGKSYMVALLVYHRLGSDN